One Arcobacter sp. F155 DNA window includes the following coding sequences:
- a CDS encoding type II secretion system protein GspD: MKTLLLTLVFTTFLFSKDKIDVNFNNLELLQLIKITSKTLGKNILVSQNIDAKVNFVSNEPISKKELLDILKLSLKENGYTLEEEKGLLKVVKIKETKLKAVEEKKLKVEKRKIEVVKLINLDAKHIQKILSKMLEERKDKNSNKTAVIYEESSNSIILDGKIDDVNSMLAVIKSLDKRKKQIYVKAKIVELDDFLLNDIGFKFGILGAKSYSSGLYTFSSNLNNGTALTFNTSSIGLEIPNLTSSLALGASLNLLNKTYALDIVSEPTLLCLNNKASSIYVGETVSIQTGSTTTDGGTTKNVFEREDIGLTLKVKPRVDSNKVLLDIEAILEGIKNNNTNNNPDTSKKQIKTTAFVNNGESIVLGGLIEEKSEKTIESVPYASDIPLIGELFKNRHKNSRRKNLIIIITPYIVPKNKDLTYVTNELAKIKALEDKLLEELLLDLKKKKDSSVSKEETSVSHEKRLKIFLGS; the protein is encoded by the coding sequence ATGAAAACTTTACTTCTTACTCTTGTATTCACAACCTTTTTATTTTCAAAAGATAAAATAGATGTAAACTTCAACAATCTTGAGCTTTTACAGCTTATTAAAATCACCTCAAAAACTTTAGGTAAAAATATTTTAGTCTCACAAAATATAGATGCTAAAGTAAACTTTGTATCAAATGAACCTATATCTAAAAAAGAGTTATTGGATATTTTAAAACTCTCACTTAAAGAGAATGGCTATACCCTTGAAGAAGAAAAAGGTCTTCTAAAAGTTGTAAAGATAAAAGAAACTAAACTAAAAGCAGTTGAAGAAAAAAAACTAAAAGTAGAAAAAAGAAAAATAGAAGTAGTTAAGTTAATAAATCTAGATGCAAAGCATATTCAAAAAATACTATCTAAAATGTTAGAAGAAAGAAAAGATAAAAACTCTAATAAAACAGCAGTGATTTATGAAGAAAGCTCAAACTCTATTATCTTAGATGGAAAAATAGATGATGTAAACTCTATGTTAGCAGTTATAAAAAGTTTAGATAAAAGAAAAAAGCAAATATATGTAAAGGCAAAAATCGTAGAGCTTGATGATTTTTTGTTAAATGATATTGGCTTTAAATTTGGAATATTAGGTGCTAAATCTTATAGTTCAGGACTTTATACTTTTAGTTCAAATTTAAATAATGGCACAGCTCTTACTTTTAATACTTCATCTATTGGCTTAGAGATTCCAAATCTTACTTCTTCTCTTGCCCTTGGTGCTTCTTTGAATTTACTAAATAAAACTTATGCCCTTGATATTGTTTCAGAACCAACTTTACTTTGTCTAAATAACAAAGCAAGCTCAATTTATGTTGGTGAAACAGTATCTATTCAAACAGGAAGTACCACAACTGATGGAGGTACAACTAAAAATGTTTTCGAAAGAGAAGATATTGGATTAACTTTAAAAGTAAAACCTAGAGTTGATTCAAACAAAGTCTTATTGGATATTGAAGCTATTTTAGAAGGAATAAAAAACAATAATACAAACAACAACCCTGATACTTCAAAAAAACAAATTAAAACAACTGCTTTTGTAAACAATGGAGAAAGCATAGTTTTAGGTGGACTTATTGAAGAAAAGAGTGAAAAAACAATAGAAAGTGTTCCTTATGCTAGTGATATTCCACTTATTGGAGAGCTTTTTAAGAATAGACATAAAAATAGTAGAAGAAAAAATTTAATCATAATTATCACTCCTTATATTGTTCCAAAAAATAAAGACTTAACATATGTGACAAATGAGTTAGCAAAAATAAAAGCCTTGGAAGATAAGCTTTTAGAAGAGTTACTTCTTGACTTAAAAAAGAAAAAAGATAGTTCTGTTTCTAAAGAAGAGACTTCCGTATCCCATGAAAAAAGGCTCAAAATATTTTTAGGTTCATAG
- a CDS encoding YigZ family protein — MYFVKEESSYTYEEKKSKFIAHLAPFGEFDSLMKKLRQEHPKARHFVYAYRHLNEFNQVVENSSDDGEPRGTSGKPALNVLAGNELINSAVIIIRYFGGIKLGTGGLVRAYSDAVNLVINESKLIKYEDKEKFSLTLDYSRLSKIEYILNELEIEVANKEFVSDVTLTLLLTKEQKDELEIQLPIDLKLNN; from the coding sequence ATGTATTTTGTAAAAGAAGAAAGCTCTTATACTTATGAAGAGAAAAAATCAAAGTTTATTGCCCACTTAGCTCCTTTTGGTGAATTTGATTCACTTATGAAAAAATTAAGACAAGAACATCCCAAAGCAAGACATTTTGTATATGCCTATAGACATTTAAATGAGTTCAATCAAGTAGTTGAAAACTCTAGTGATGATGGTGAACCCCGTGGAACAAGTGGAAAACCAGCATTAAATGTATTAGCTGGAAATGAACTTATTAATTCTGCTGTGATTATAATAAGATATTTTGGTGGAATAAAACTTGGAACTGGTGGTTTAGTTAGAGCTTATAGTGATGCTGTTAATTTAGTTATAAATGAAAGCAAGCTAATAAAATATGAAGACAAAGAGAAGTTTTCTTTGACCCTTGATTATTCAAGACTTTCTAAGATAGAGTATATTTTAAATGAATTAGAAATAGAAGTTGCAAACAAAGAGTTTGTAAGTGATGTAACTTTAACTCTTCTTTTAACTAAAGAACAAAAAGATGAACTTGAGATTCAACTTCCAATTGACTTGAAACTAAATAATTAA
- a CDS encoding TlyA family RNA methyltransferase, translating to MRLDLYLTNYFDIQSRNKAAELIKAKKVKVDGKIISKPSFITSQEHNVELLEDEFYVSRAAYKLKYFVEEFNINLENKEALDIGSSTGGFTQILLEKGVKSVVCVDVGSNQLHERIRDDKRITFYENQDIRTFESEKKFEVVTCDVSFISILNIIKHIDLQAKNEIIILFKPQFEVGTNVKRDKKGVVKDNKAITKSRDKFLDECKLLGWNLKACAKSKLEGKDGNEEELFYFDK from the coding sequence ATGAGACTAGATTTATATCTTACGAACTATTTTGATATTCAAAGTAGAAATAAAGCTGCAGAACTTATAAAAGCAAAAAAAGTAAAAGTAGATGGAAAAATTATTTCAAAACCATCTTTTATAACTTCTCAAGAACACAATGTAGAACTTTTAGAAGATGAGTTTTATGTAAGTCGTGCTGCTTATAAACTAAAGTATTTTGTAGAAGAGTTTAATATAAACCTTGAAAACAAAGAGGCTTTAGATATTGGAAGTAGTACAGGAGGCTTTACTCAAATACTTTTAGAAAAAGGTGTTAAAAGCGTCGTTTGCGTTGATGTTGGTTCAAACCAACTACATGAAAGAATAAGAGACGATAAAAGAATTACCTTTTATGAAAACCAAGATATTAGAACTTTTGAAAGTGAAAAAAAGTTTGAAGTAGTAACTTGTGATGTTTCATTTATTTCTATTTTAAATATTATCAAGCATATAGATTTACAAGCAAAAAATGAAATTATAATTTTGTTTAAACCTCAATTTGAAGTTGGAACAAATGTAAAAAGAGATAAAAAAGGTGTTGTAAAAGACAACAAAGCTATCACTAAATCAAGGGATAAGTTTTTAGATGAATGTAAACTATTAGGTTGGAATCTAAAAGCTTGTGCAAAAAGTAAACTTGAAGGAAAAGATGGAAATGAAGAAGAGCTCTTCTATTTTGATAAATAA
- a CDS encoding bifunctional riboflavin kinase/FAD synthetase, whose amino-acid sequence MKKSSSILINKKSITAIAIGGFDGMHYAHQKLFENLGENGAVLSIESGFANLTPKSYRQEYSIYPIYYYELENIKHLNGIEFLNLIKEEFPNLEKIVVGFDFCFGKNRQNCIPQLRELFHGEVVVIDEIKIDEVGVHSRIIREYLKDGNIKFANKLLAKNYKIFGDQVKGQGLGSKSFVPTINLKVSDFLLPNEGVYATRTIIAEEKFNSVTFLGHRVTTDGSFAVETHILDKTIKNNYRTVQVEFIDKIRDNKKFDSFEELKKQIDEDINQARDILA is encoded by the coding sequence ATGAAGAAGAGCTCTTCTATTTTGATAAATAAAAAAAGCATAACAGCAATTGCAATTGGTGGTTTTGATGGTATGCACTATGCCCACCAAAAACTATTTGAAAACCTAGGAGAGAATGGTGCAGTTCTTTCAATAGAATCAGGTTTTGCAAACTTAACACCTAAAAGTTATAGACAAGAGTATTCTATTTATCCTATTTATTATTATGAGCTTGAAAATATAAAACATCTAAATGGAATTGAGTTTTTAAATCTAATAAAAGAAGAGTTTCCAAACCTAGAAAAGATAGTTGTAGGTTTTGATTTTTGTTTTGGAAAAAATAGACAAAACTGTATTCCTCAACTAAGAGAACTTTTCCATGGAGAAGTAGTAGTAATTGATGAAATCAAAATCGATGAAGTAGGTGTTCACTCAAGAATTATAAGAGAATACCTAAAAGATGGAAATATCAAATTTGCAAACAAACTTTTAGCAAAAAACTATAAAATCTTTGGTGACCAAGTTAAAGGTCAAGGATTAGGTAGCAAAAGCTTTGTTCCAACAATAAATTTAAAAGTATCTGATTTTCTACTTCCAAATGAAGGTGTTTATGCAACACGTACAATTATTGCTGAAGAGAAATTTAATTCAGTGACATTTTTAGGTCATAGAGTTACGACAGATGGTAGCTTTGCAGTTGAAACTCACATCTTAGATAAAACTATTAAAAATAACTATAGAACTGTACAAGTTGAGTTCATTGATAAAATTAGAGACAATAAAAAATTTGACTCTTTTGAAGAATTAAAAAAACAGATTGATGAAGATATAAACCAAGCTAGAGATATTTTAGCTTAA
- a CDS encoding thioredoxin domain-containing protein, whose amino-acid sequence MKKIFLQQIILFIFLIEFSFASSTTKEIANELVKEDSFYLKQHSTNPIFWQPFHENLFNKAKKQNKLIFLSIGYSTCHWCHEMNRESFSDIEVARILNKHYISIKVDKEELPQIDFKYQEKYREFKNKNGGWPLTVILNHKKQIVFLGTYLPKNSLNETVGLIETLQKYAKQNEKNSLKILKKSNQNIKKTISNHEEAFVKTMLERYDEKFHGFDKQNKFPLTSHLNFLFDLHLLNKDETLKTIVLNTSKTLINNALQDHIQGGFYRYSVNQNFTFPHFEKMLYTQAELLALFYRLYLNTKDETYLKAIKNTIAFTNKYLQNKQSLFYSAVDAKEKYYLYDYEKLYSFLEENEFENIEEELEKIAFDEFGNLSNNLNLVKKEILNKDLKALLKEFREKENFPFIDKKIITSWNAMMISSLFKISTLDKNYLKQAINSLDSLLKNLYVKNTLYHQKVENKTPLQEALLEDYVFLSEALINAFLKTYENKYLDLAKKLSFFVNENFYKDKTWFYDKEKNYKAYFSDRHYSSPISIHLNNLYSIANLNYDLKLLESTKIKIQEQKQKILNDISRFPNALRLFTRIKHQDVILKTNKNNLLKNKKLIETIKYPYLLTQVENTKNYLACDEKTCFYYDIDLNKVIESIDKL is encoded by the coding sequence ATGAAAAAGATATTTTTACAACAAATTATTCTTTTTATATTTTTAATAGAATTTTCCTTTGCTAGTAGCACTACAAAAGAGATTGCAAATGAACTTGTAAAGGAAGACTCTTTTTATTTAAAACAACACTCTACTAATCCAATTTTTTGGCAACCATTCCATGAAAACCTATTTAATAAAGCAAAAAAACAAAATAAACTAATCTTTTTATCAATAGGATATAGTACTTGTCATTGGTGCCATGAAATGAATAGAGAGTCTTTTTCAGATATTGAAGTTGCAAGGATTTTAAATAAACACTATATTAGTATAAAAGTTGATAAAGAAGAGCTTCCACAAATAGATTTTAAATACCAAGAGAAATATAGAGAATTTAAAAATAAAAATGGAGGCTGGCCTTTAACTGTCATTTTAAACCATAAAAAGCAGATTGTTTTTTTAGGAACTTATCTTCCAAAAAACAGTTTAAATGAAACAGTTGGGCTAATTGAAACACTACAAAAGTATGCCAAACAAAATGAAAAGAATAGTTTAAAAATTTTGAAGAAAAGCAATCAAAATATAAAGAAAACTATCTCAAATCACGAAGAAGCTTTTGTAAAAACTATGCTTGAAAGATATGATGAGAAATTTCATGGTTTTGATAAGCAAAATAAATTTCCTCTAACTTCTCATTTAAATTTTCTTTTTGATTTACACCTCTTAAATAAAGATGAAACTCTTAAAACAATTGTTTTAAATACAAGTAAAACTTTAATAAACAATGCTTTACAAGACCATATACAAGGTGGTTTTTATAGATACTCAGTAAATCAAAACTTCACCTTTCCTCACTTTGAAAAGATGCTTTATACCCAAGCAGAACTCTTAGCTCTTTTTTACAGACTCTATTTAAATACAAAAGATGAAACCTATTTAAAAGCTATTAAAAATACAATTGCTTTTACAAATAAGTATTTACAAAATAAACAAAGCCTTTTTTATAGTGCAGTAGATGCAAAGGAAAAATACTATTTATATGATTATGAAAAGTTATATAGTTTTTTAGAAGAAAATGAGTTTGAAAATATTGAAGAAGAACTAGAAAAAATTGCTTTTGATGAGTTTGGAAATCTAAGCAATAACCTAAATCTCGTAAAAAAAGAGATTCTAAACAAAGATTTAAAAGCTTTACTAAAAGAGTTTAGAGAAAAAGAAAACTTTCCTTTTATCGATAAAAAGATTATCACTTCTTGGAATGCCATGATGATAAGCTCACTATTTAAAATTTCTACTTTAGATAAAAACTATTTAAAACAAGCTATTAACTCCCTTGATTCTTTACTTAAAAATCTTTATGTAAAAAATACACTTTACCATCAAAAAGTAGAAAATAAAACTCCTTTGCAAGAAGCTTTATTAGAAGATTATGTATTTTTAAGTGAGGCTTTAATAAACGCTTTTTTAAAAACCTATGAAAATAAATATTTAGACCTAGCCAAAAAATTATCCTTTTTTGTAAATGAGAATTTCTATAAAGATAAAACTTGGTTTTATGATAAAGAAAAAAACTACAAAGCCTATTTTAGTGATAGACATTATAGTTCCCCTATTTCTATACATCTAAACAATCTATATTCAATAGCAAACCTAAACTATGATTTAAAACTTTTAGAGAGTACTAAAATAAAAATTCAAGAACAGAAACAAAAAATACTAAATGATATTTCAAGGTTTCCAAATGCACTAAGACTATTTACAAGAATAAAACATCAAGATGTAATTTTAAAAACTAATAAAAATAATCTTTTAAAAAATAAAAAGCTTATAGAAACAATAAAATATCCTTACCTTTTAACTCAAGTAGAAAATACAAAAAACTATCTTGCCTGCGACGAAAAAACTTGTTTTTACTATGATATTGATTTAAATAAAGTAATTGAATCAATTGATAAATTATAA
- the cmoA gene encoding carboxy-S-adenosyl-L-methionine synthase CmoA — MTDKVFEKSITKQFEFDEEVASVFDDMLNRSVPFYKEMQRLTINFALNYLEDDDTVYDLGCSTASTLIELSKHTSKKLNLIGIDNSPAMLARAANKCKAFGVDIKLLNEDLHTIDYPNAKLIISNYTLQFIRPLQREKLVKKIYQALEPGGVFIFSEKVISSDKVLGKQYIDEYYEFKKTQGYSEYEISQKREALENVLIPYTDEENKKMILDAGFEHCETLFKWVNFATFIAIKK, encoded by the coding sequence ATGACAGATAAGGTATTTGAAAAATCAATAACAAAACAATTTGAGTTTGATGAAGAAGTAGCATCAGTATTTGACGATATGTTAAATCGTTCTGTTCCTTTTTATAAAGAGATGCAACGATTAACAATAAATTTTGCTCTAAACTATTTAGAAGACGATGATACTGTGTATGACTTAGGATGTTCTACAGCTTCGACGCTAATAGAACTATCAAAGCATACTTCTAAAAAATTAAACTTAATAGGTATAGATAACTCTCCTGCAATGCTTGCAAGAGCAGCTAATAAGTGTAAAGCTTTTGGAGTAGATATTAAACTTCTAAATGAAGATTTACATACTATTGATTATCCAAATGCAAAACTAATCATCTCTAACTATACACTTCAATTTATAAGACCTCTTCAAAGAGAAAAACTAGTTAAAAAAATATATCAAGCCCTAGAACCTGGTGGTGTTTTTATTTTTAGTGAAAAAGTAATTTCATCTGATAAAGTTTTAGGAAAACAATACATTGATGAGTATTATGAATTTAAGAAGACTCAAGGCTATAGTGAATATGAGATTTCTCAAAAAAGAGAAGCGTTAGAAAATGTGCTTATACCTTATACGGATGAAGAAAACAAAAAAATGATACTTGATGCAGGATTTGAACATTGTGAAACACTTTTCAAATGGGTAAATTTTGCTACATTTATTGCAATAAAAAAATAA
- a CDS encoding peroxiredoxin, whose protein sequence is MLEVGQVAPDFCAPNQDDIEICSRDLKGKWIVLYFYPRDLTPGCTNEACDFTAAEPEFDDLDAIILGVSPDDSAKHRKFIEKYDLSITLLADTDKKMCEDYGVWQLKKFMGRENMGVVRSTFIINPEGKIAEIWEKVNVRKKKTVKGEKIEVLHSDVVKQRLQELQQAN, encoded by the coding sequence ATGTTAGAAGTTGGACAAGTAGCACCAGACTTTTGTGCACCAAACCAAGATGATATTGAAATTTGTTCTAGAGACTTAAAAGGTAAATGGATTGTATTATACTTCTACCCAAGAGATTTAACTCCAGGTTGTACAAATGAAGCTTGTGACTTTACAGCTGCTGAACCTGAGTTTGATGACTTAGATGCAATTATCTTAGGAGTTAGTCCTGACGATAGTGCAAAACATAGAAAATTTATTGAAAAATATGACCTATCTATTACTTTATTAGCTGATACTGATAAAAAAATGTGTGAAGACTATGGAGTATGGCAACTTAAAAAATTTATGGGAAGAGAAAACATGGGTGTAGTAAGAAGTACATTCATTATTAACCCAGAAGGAAAAATTGCAGAGATCTGGGAAAAAGTAAATGTTAGAAAGAAAAAAACTGTAAAAGGTGAAAAGATTGAAGTTTTACACTCTGATGTAGTAAAACAAAGACTTCAAGAACTTCAACAAGCAAACTAA
- a CDS encoding plasminogen-binding N-terminal domain-containing protein, with product MKLLSKTLIAAISTFVLAQGLSAQTTICYKKDWKSPSTIETTKLEGGECKGELSFAQMKKNGWKLKDLKIENGEKGLNYIYVLTDKELISIDNAKFMENKYTKLEYNPITTRISDINGDTASINVGNLRVGQSAIIEHTYKNGKSLIVANAYVTDSNANGSTLKIIPFLDIKQNAIPTSTRKPVNGDKVIVNYLYDSSMIIAPSQDAFLATREKYKDNDFLHADIFAAKLKVQGEPLPSKETIQEFAATQNIGTIFFVIGSTTYIVDSKTFAILEKGSLSYNFTQDEKMPFYTRIEKIEKNAFDSVLDYENWLGFLKTFLGDDERTEEQILLEDELESGALQVKGEIYNNYYKTILGLKDAAK from the coding sequence ATGAAACTATTATCTAAAACTTTAATTGCAGCAATATCTACTTTTGTATTAGCACAAGGATTAAGTGCTCAAACTACAATTTGTTATAAAAAAGATTGGAAATCTCCTTCTACTATTGAAACAACAAAGCTTGAAGGTGGAGAATGTAAAGGTGAACTTTCATTTGCACAAATGAAAAAAAATGGTTGGAAATTAAAAGATTTAAAAATCGAAAATGGAGAGAAAGGTTTAAACTATATTTATGTTTTAACGGATAAAGAGTTAATCTCAATTGATAACGCAAAATTCATGGAAAACAAATATACAAAACTAGAATATAATCCAATTACTACAAGAATCTCTGATATTAATGGAGATACTGCATCTATAAATGTAGGAAACCTAAGAGTTGGGCAAAGTGCAATTATTGAGCATACTTATAAAAATGGTAAATCACTTATTGTAGCAAATGCTTATGTTACAGACTCAAATGCAAATGGTTCAACACTAAAAATTATTCCATTTTTAGATATTAAGCAAAATGCAATCCCTACTTCAACTAGAAAGCCTGTAAATGGAGATAAAGTAATAGTTAATTATTTATATGATTCATCTATGATTATTGCTCCTTCACAAGATGCATTTTTAGCTACAAGAGAAAAATACAAAGACAATGACTTTTTACATGCTGATATTTTTGCTGCAAAACTAAAAGTTCAAGGTGAACCATTACCTTCAAAAGAGACTATTCAAGAGTTTGCTGCAACTCAAAATATTGGGACTATTTTCTTTGTAATTGGAAGTACTACTTATATTGTAGATAGTAAAACATTTGCTATTTTAGAAAAAGGTTCACTTTCATATAACTTTACACAAGATGAAAAAATGCCATTTTATACAAGAATTGAAAAGATTGAAAAAAATGCATTTGATTCTGTGTTAGATTATGAAAACTGGTTAGGATTCTTAAAAACTTTCTTAGGTGATGATGAAAGAACTGAAGAACAAATTTTATTAGAAGATGAACTTGAATCTGGTGCTTTACAAGTTAAAGGTGAGATTTATAACAACTATTACAAAACAATTTTAGGTTTAAAAGATGCAGCTAAATAA